One [Clostridium] saccharolyticum WM1 DNA segment encodes these proteins:
- a CDS encoding diaminopimelate decarboxylase, with protein MEKRPFVTKERLEEIVKEYPTPFHLYDEKGIRENARKLKDAFSWNKGYREYFAVKATPNPFILNILKDYGCGADCSSMTELMMSDSLGFSGSDIMFSSNNTPAEEFQYADKIGGIINLDDITHIEYLKKAIGHIPETISCRYNPGGIFKISNDIMDNPGDSKYGMTTEQMFEAFRILKSNGAKHFGIHAFLASNTVTNEYYPLLAKVLFELAVKLKKETGAHISFINLSGGIGIPYRPGQEPNDIKAIGEGVREVYEEILVPEGMGDVAIYTELGRFMLGPYGGLVTRAIHEKHTHKEYVGVDACAVNLMRPAMYGAYHHITVMGKEGEVCSHKYDVVGSLCENNDKFAIDRMLPEISRGDLLFIHDTGAHGYAMGYNYNGKLKSAELLLKEDGSVQMIRRAETPRDYFATFDFCDVLKDIKY; from the coding sequence ATGGAAAAGAGACCATTTGTTACGAAAGAAAGGTTAGAAGAGATCGTGAAAGAGTATCCCACACCCTTTCATTTATACGATGAAAAGGGGATCAGGGAAAATGCCCGGAAGCTGAAAGATGCGTTTTCCTGGAATAAAGGCTACCGGGAGTATTTTGCGGTAAAGGCTACGCCTAATCCGTTTATTCTGAATATTTTAAAAGATTATGGGTGCGGTGCGGACTGTTCATCCATGACAGAGCTTATGATGTCTGACAGCCTTGGATTTTCCGGTTCTGATATTATGTTCTCTTCCAACAACACGCCTGCTGAAGAATTCCAGTATGCGGATAAAATTGGAGGGATTATCAACCTGGATGACATCACCCACATTGAATATCTTAAAAAGGCCATCGGACATATTCCCGAGACCATCAGCTGCCGCTATAATCCGGGCGGCATATTTAAAATCAGCAACGACATCATGGATAATCCGGGAGATTCCAAATACGGGATGACCACGGAACAGATGTTTGAAGCATTCCGCATATTAAAAAGCAATGGAGCCAAACATTTTGGAATCCATGCTTTCCTTGCCAGCAACACGGTGACAAATGAATATTATCCCCTTCTTGCAAAGGTGCTTTTTGAACTGGCGGTGAAGCTGAAAAAAGAAACAGGGGCTCACATCTCCTTTATTAACCTGTCGGGCGGGATCGGGATCCCCTACCGTCCTGGACAGGAGCCAAACGACATTAAGGCCATTGGAGAAGGAGTCAGGGAGGTTTATGAAGAAATCCTGGTGCCGGAAGGGATGGGGGATGTGGCCATCTATACGGAGCTTGGACGCTTCATGCTGGGGCCTTACGGAGGGCTGGTCACAAGAGCCATTCATGAAAAGCACACCCACAAGGAATACGTCGGCGTGGATGCCTGCGCTGTGAACCTGATGAGACCGGCCATGTATGGGGCTTACCATCATATCACGGTCATGGGAAAAGAGGGAGAGGTATGCAGCCATAAGTACGATGTGGTCGGATCTCTTTGTGAAAACAATGACAAGTTTGCCATAGACAGAATGCTGCCGGAGATATCCAGAGGAGATCTGCTTTTCATTCACGATACTGGCGCTCACGGCTATGCTATGGGGTATAATTATAATGGGAAATTAAAATCAGCAGAACTACTCTTAAAGGAGGACGGGTCTGTCCAGATGATCCGCAGGGCTGAAACTCCAAGGGATTATTTTGCCACCTTTGATTTCTGTGATGTGTTAAAGGATATAAAATATTAA
- a CDS encoding D-alanyl-D-alanine carboxypeptidase family protein yields the protein MNRRIKVLISCILVSQLFLMTVYAKPDWPSDTGIQAEAGIVIDGDSGAVLFGQNIHAPYPPASITKILTALIVLENADLNDMVTFSKDSVYNVEEGSGNKLNVDTGDKLSVEDCLYSLILHSCNQAANALAEHVAGSREAFVSMMNEKIKELGCVESHFDNPSGLNGDTQYVTAYDMALIAKAAYSNKKLVEISSAISRNIPPTANNPEGLTIYNEHRLVKTKDTKSEFYCPSAVAGKTGYLIKAGNTLVTYGEQDGKRLISVILKGSPKQYFIDGKALLEFGFSRFENFPVTGPETGYLSGEEPVEINGTSYKPSDLELEPDQVITLPKGAELSQADKTLVTDLPEGSPKGAIALIQYTYNDRKVGQAYLMEKKGTEPASQESEQATAETNPEEPKTSSGIGKASSGRKGGGILAAAGIIAVLALAGGGTGLFIYKKKKEAREVALRREERRRRLKAEGSEEDFERILKQRRNIKRRK from the coding sequence GTGAATCGGAGGATAAAAGTACTGATTAGCTGCATATTGGTCAGCCAATTGTTTCTTATGACTGTTTATGCAAAGCCAGACTGGCCGTCTGATACGGGCATCCAGGCGGAAGCCGGAATAGTCATAGACGGAGATTCAGGAGCGGTCCTATTTGGACAGAACATCCATGCTCCTTATCCGCCGGCCAGCATCACGAAGATTTTGACTGCCCTTATTGTTTTGGAGAACGCAGACTTAAATGATATGGTGACTTTTTCAAAGGATTCAGTTTACAATGTGGAAGAGGGCAGTGGGAATAAATTAAATGTGGATACCGGAGATAAGCTTTCAGTAGAAGATTGTCTTTATTCCCTGATTCTCCATTCCTGCAACCAGGCAGCCAATGCCCTTGCAGAGCATGTGGCCGGAAGCAGGGAGGCGTTTGTCTCCATGATGAATGAAAAAATCAAGGAGCTAGGCTGCGTTGAAAGCCATTTTGACAATCCTTCGGGCCTTAACGGGGATACCCAGTATGTCACCGCTTATGATATGGCTCTCATTGCAAAGGCGGCTTACAGCAACAAAAAGCTTGTAGAGATCAGTTCTGCCATCAGCCGTAACATTCCGCCTACTGCCAATAACCCGGAGGGACTTACCATATATAACGAACATCGTCTGGTAAAGACAAAGGATACAAAGAGTGAGTTTTACTGCCCATCGGCAGTAGCCGGAAAGACAGGATATCTTATTAAAGCTGGCAATACACTTGTTACCTACGGGGAGCAGGATGGAAAAAGGCTTATTTCTGTTATTCTGAAAGGAAGTCCGAAGCAGTATTTTATTGACGGAAAAGCTCTTCTGGAATTCGGCTTCAGCCGCTTTGAGAATTTCCCTGTGACAGGGCCTGAAACCGGCTATTTATCAGGAGAAGAGCCGGTGGAAATCAACGGGACATCCTATAAGCCCTCTGATCTGGAATTAGAGCCAGATCAGGTCATCACCCTGCCGAAAGGGGCAGAGCTTTCCCAGGCGGATAAAACTCTGGTAACAGACCTTCCGGAAGGAAGCCCAAAGGGAGCGATTGCCCTGATTCAGTATACCTACAATGACAGAAAGGTAGGTCAGGCATATTTAATGGAAAAGAAGGGGACAGAGCCGGCAAGCCAGGAATCGGAACAGGCAACCGCAGAGACAAACCCTGAGGAGCCGAAAACCAGTTCAGGCATAGGCAAAGCTTCATCCGGAAGAAAGGGAGGCGGTATACTGGCTGCGGCAGGAATTATCGCAGTCCTTGCACTGGCAGGCGGCGGAACCGGACTTTTTATTTATAAGAAAAAGAAAGAAGCCAGGGAAGTCGCCCTTCGGAGAGAAGAGAGAAGGCGGCGCTTAAAAGCGGAAGGTTCAGAAGAAGATTTTGAACGGATTTTAAAACAGCGCCGGAATATAAAACGGAGAAAATAG
- a CDS encoding regulatory protein RecX — protein sequence MTVTEIVPFDKRRSKVILEDDFTLVLYRGEIRKFGIEEGKPLSEDTYQEILQEVLFKRARERVLFLLKSSDKTEQELRRKLKDGGYPKEAADYAINFLKEHRFLNDFDYGQRYVEFNSGRKSERQIRYELQKKGLDKEVIQEILSEQPVDEEAQIRAYVRKKCLKPEEMDVKERSRMMAALARRGFSYDSISSVLGGLYSDD from the coding sequence ATGACAGTTACTGAGATTGTGCCCTTCGATAAACGCAGGAGTAAAGTCATTCTGGAGGATGACTTTACTCTTGTCCTTTATCGTGGGGAAATTAGAAAATTTGGGATTGAAGAGGGAAAGCCGCTATCAGAGGATACCTACCAGGAAATCCTGCAGGAAGTTTTGTTTAAAAGAGCCAGAGAAAGGGTTCTCTTCCTTTTGAAGTCCTCGGACAAAACGGAACAGGAACTGAGGCGAAAGCTAAAGGATGGAGGATATCCAAAGGAAGCTGCTGATTACGCCATCAATTTTTTAAAGGAGCACCGCTTTCTGAATGACTTTGACTATGGGCAGAGGTATGTGGAATTCAATTCGGGACGGAAAAGTGAAAGGCAGATCCGGTATGAGCTGCAGAAAAAAGGTTTGGACAAAGAGGTGATCCAGGAAATCCTTAGTGAACAGCCGGTGGATGAGGAAGCTCAGATACGGGCTTATGTGAGAAAGAAGTGCTTAAAACCGGAAGAAATGGACGTTAAGGAACGCAGCAGGATGATGGCTGCTTTGGCAAGAAGGGGATTTTCATACGATTCCATAAGCAGTGTTTTAGGAGGCCTTTACAGCGATGACTGA
- the araA gene encoding L-arabinose isomerase, which yields MIMKEYKFWFATGSQDLYGEECLRTVAKHSGIIVERLNSSGLLPYEVVLKPVLIDNVSIRRLFHEANTDESCAGVITWMHTFSPAKSWILGLQEYRKPLLHLHTQFNREIPYDTIDMDFMNENQSAHGDREFGHMVTRMGISRKVIAGHWDDQDVQSRIGSWMRTAVGITESSHIRVVRVADNMRNVAVTEGDKVEAQIKFGWEIDAYPVNEIADYVKDVAAGEVSSLVEEYYSSYEILTEGMDQGEFQSHVAAQAQIELGFERFLKDKNYQAIVTHFGDLGSLKQLPGLAIQRLMEKGYGFGAEGDWKTAAMVRLMKLMTQGTKDAKGTSFMEDYTYNLVPGKEGILQAHMLEVCPTIAGGKIGIKVNPLSMGEREAPARLVFTAKEGKGIAASLIDLGSRFRLIINTVNCKKTEKPMPKLPVATAFWTPEPNLITGAESWILAGGAHHTAFSYDLTAEQMGDWAEAMEIEAVFIDEKTTIRDLKNELRWNSAAYR from the coding sequence ATGATAATGAAAGAATATAAATTTTGGTTTGCAACAGGATCCCAGGATCTTTACGGTGAGGAATGTTTAAGAACTGTGGCTAAACATTCCGGTATCATTGTGGAAAGACTGAATTCTTCCGGTCTCCTTCCCTATGAAGTGGTTCTAAAGCCGGTGCTGATTGATAACGTCTCCATACGCAGGCTGTTCCATGAGGCCAATACGGATGAGTCCTGTGCAGGAGTGATCACCTGGATGCACACCTTTTCCCCTGCAAAGTCCTGGATTTTAGGGCTTCAGGAATACCGGAAGCCGCTGCTCCATCTGCATACCCAATTTAACAGGGAGATTCCCTATGATACCATTGATATGGATTTCATGAATGAAAACCAGTCTGCCCACGGGGACCGGGAATTCGGACATATGGTCACTAGAATGGGCATATCCAGAAAGGTAATTGCAGGTCACTGGGATGATCAGGATGTCCAGAGCCGGATCGGTTCCTGGATGAGAACCGCAGTAGGGATCACGGAAAGCAGTCATATCCGGGTGGTACGGGTTGCGGATAATATGAGAAACGTGGCAGTCACCGAAGGAGACAAGGTAGAGGCCCAGATAAAATTTGGCTGGGAGATTGATGCCTATCCGGTCAATGAGATTGCAGATTATGTAAAAGACGTGGCTGCAGGAGAAGTCTCTTCCCTTGTGGAGGAGTATTACAGCAGTTACGAGATTTTGACGGAAGGCATGGACCAGGGCGAGTTCCAATCCCATGTGGCGGCCCAGGCCCAGATCGAGCTAGGGTTTGAGCGGTTTTTAAAGGATAAGAATTACCAGGCCATAGTCACTCATTTTGGAGATCTTGGCTCTTTAAAACAGCTACCTGGTCTTGCCATTCAGCGTCTGATGGAAAAGGGTTATGGCTTTGGGGCGGAGGGCGACTGGAAAACAGCCGCTATGGTACGTCTGATGAAGCTTATGACACAGGGGACCAAGGATGCAAAGGGCACTTCCTTTATGGAGGATTACACCTACAACCTGGTTCCGGGGAAGGAAGGGATTCTTCAGGCCCATATGCTGGAGGTTTGCCCCACCATTGCCGGCGGAAAAATCGGCATCAAAGTGAACCCGCTGTCCATGGGGGAGAGGGAAGCCCCTGCCCGTCTTGTATTTACGGCAAAGGAAGGAAAGGGGATAGCTGCCTCCCTGATCGATTTAGGCAGCCGCTTCCGCCTGATCATCAATACGGTAAACTGCAAAAAGACGGAAAAGCCCATGCCAAAGCTTCCGGTTGCTACTGCGTTCTGGACACCGGAGCCAAACCTTATCACCGGAGCGGAAAGCTGGATTTTAGCTGGCGGCGCCCATCACACGGCTTTTTCTTATGATCTGACGGCAGAGCAGATGGGAGACTGGGCAGAAGCCATGGAAATCGAAGCCGTATTCATCGATGAAAAAACAACCATCAGGGATTTAAAAAATGAACTGAGATGGAATTCTGCAGCGTATCGTTAA
- the recA gene encoding recombinase RecA: MNKDDKLKALDAALTQIEKAYGKGSVMKLGDSGTNMNVETVPTGALSLDIALGLGGIPKGRVVEIYGPESSGKTTVALHMIAEVQKRGGIAGFIDAEHALDPVYAKSIGVDIDNLYISQPDNGEQALEITETMVRSGAVDIVIVDSVAALVPKAEIEGDMGDSHVGLQARLMSQALRKLTAIISKSNCIVLFINQLREKVGVMFGSPETTTGGRALKFYASVRLDIRKIETLKQGGDMVGNRVRVKVVKNKIAPPFKEAEFDIMFGKGISKEGDILDLAVKENIVEKSGAWFAYNNIKIGQGRENAKTYLQDNPAACMEIENKVRVKYGLHEEGSAAPESGGAAAKESKRMKAEESKPEAPQQ; this comes from the coding sequence ATGAATAAAGATGATAAGCTAAAGGCGCTTGATGCCGCCCTTACTCAGATAGAAAAGGCATACGGGAAAGGCTCTGTCATGAAGCTGGGAGATTCAGGCACAAATATGAACGTGGAGACGGTACCTACAGGGGCCTTGAGTCTTGATATCGCCCTTGGCCTGGGAGGAATCCCCAAGGGAAGGGTTGTGGAGATTTACGGACCGGAATCCAGCGGTAAGACGACCGTTGCCCTGCATATGATCGCAGAGGTTCAGAAGAGAGGCGGCATCGCTGGCTTTATTGATGCGGAGCATGCCCTTGACCCTGTTTATGCCAAGAGCATTGGAGTGGATATTGACAACCTGTACATTTCCCAGCCGGATAATGGGGAACAGGCATTGGAAATTACGGAAACCATGGTTCGTTCCGGGGCAGTGGATATCGTGATTGTGGACTCGGTGGCGGCCCTTGTGCCAAAGGCTGAGATCGAGGGGGATATGGGGGATTCCCATGTGGGGCTTCAGGCCCGTCTTATGTCCCAGGCTCTTAGAAAACTGACGGCCATCATCAGCAAGTCCAACTGTATTGTACTCTTTATTAACCAGCTTCGGGAGAAGGTGGGGGTGATGTTTGGAAGCCCTGAGACTACCACAGGTGGACGTGCCCTTAAGTTCTATGCATCTGTCCGTCTGGATATCCGTAAGATCGAGACGCTGAAGCAGGGCGGAGATATGGTAGGTAACCGAGTCCGGGTGAAGGTGGTGAAGAACAAGATCGCTCCTCCGTTTAAAGAGGCGGAATTTGATATTATGTTCGGCAAAGGCATTTCCAAGGAAGGAGATATCCTTGACCTGGCGGTAAAAGAGAATATCGTGGAAAAAAGCGGAGCCTGGTTTGCATATAATAACATTAAGATCGGCCAGGGGCGGGAAAATGCCAAGACCTATCTTCAGGATAATCCGGCCGCCTGCATGGAGATAGAGAATAAGGTCCGTGTAAAGTATGGGCTTCATGAGGAAGGCAGTGCAGCACCGGAAAGCGGCGGAGCAGCGGCGAAAGAAAGCAAGAGAATGAAAGCCGAAGAGAGCAAGCCTGAAGCACCCCAGCAGTAA
- the rny gene encoding ribonuclease Y encodes MSVSVFTAALIAIVASVVVAFIAWSAAITYRKNTYESKIGTAEEKSREIIDEALKTAETKKREALLEAKEESLKTKNELEKETRERRAELQRYERRVLNKEENLDKKSEAMEKREAGLTAREDALNKRNAEVESLYEKGIQELEKISGLTSEQAKEYLLKSVEDDVKHDTAKLIKELDNKAKEEAEKKAKEYVVTAIQRCAADHVAETTVSVVQLPNDEMKGRIIGREGRNIRTLETLTGVELIIDDTPEAVVLSGFDPVRREVARIALERLIVDGRIHPARIEEMVEKAQKEVETNMREEGEAAALEVGIHGLHPELIRLLGKLRYRTSYGQNALKHSIEVAQLSGLLAGEIGLDIRMAKRAGLLHDIGKAVDHEMEGSHIQLGVDLCKKYKESAIVLNTVESHHGDVEPQSLIACIVQAADTISAARPGARRETLETYTNRLKQLEDITNSFKGVDKSFAIQAGREVRIMVVPEQINDDDMVLLARDISKKIEESLEYPGQIKVNVIRESRVTDYAK; translated from the coding sequence GTGTCAGTATCAGTATTCACGGCTGCATTGATTGCAATCGTCGCATCAGTAGTAGTTGCTTTTATTGCCTGGTCTGCTGCCATCACGTATCGTAAGAATACCTACGAAAGTAAAATTGGCACTGCAGAAGAAAAATCCCGGGAAATAATAGATGAAGCATTAAAGACCGCTGAGACAAAGAAGCGTGAAGCTCTCCTTGAGGCAAAAGAAGAGTCTTTAAAGACTAAGAATGAACTGGAGAAGGAAACCAGGGAAAGAAGAGCTGAGCTTCAACGTTATGAAAGAAGAGTATTAAACAAGGAAGAAAACTTGGACAAGAAGTCCGAGGCTATGGAAAAACGAGAAGCAGGTCTGACTGCTCGAGAGGACGCCCTGAATAAGAGAAATGCCGAAGTAGAATCTCTTTATGAGAAAGGCATTCAGGAACTGGAGAAGATTTCCGGACTTACCTCCGAACAGGCAAAAGAATATCTTTTAAAATCTGTTGAAGATGATGTAAAACATGACACTGCGAAATTAATTAAGGAACTTGACAACAAAGCAAAAGAAGAGGCGGAGAAAAAGGCAAAGGAATATGTGGTGACAGCCATTCAAAGATGTGCTGCGGACCATGTGGCAGAAACCACGGTTTCTGTTGTACAGCTTCCCAACGATGAGATGAAAGGCAGAATCATCGGAAGGGAGGGCCGTAACATCCGTACGTTAGAGACCCTTACGGGCGTGGAACTGATTATTGATGATACCCCGGAGGCAGTTGTTTTATCCGGATTTGATCCGGTTCGTAGAGAAGTAGCCAGAATCGCGTTGGAACGCCTTATTGTGGATGGCCGTATTCACCCGGCAAGAATCGAAGAAATGGTGGAAAAGGCACAAAAAGAGGTAGAAACCAATATGCGTGAAGAAGGAGAAGCCGCTGCCCTTGAAGTGGGCATACACGGGCTTCATCCGGAACTCATCAGATTGCTTGGCAAGCTGAGATACAGGACAAGCTATGGACAGAATGCCTTAAAGCATTCCATTGAGGTGGCCCAATTGTCAGGGCTGTTAGCTGGAGAGATCGGCCTTGATATCCGTATGGCCAAACGCGCCGGTTTACTACATGACATCGGAAAAGCCGTTGACCATGAGATGGAAGGTTCCCATATTCAGCTGGGTGTGGATTTGTGTAAAAAGTACAAGGAATCCGCAATCGTGCTGAACACGGTGGAGTCTCACCATGGCGATGTTGAACCACAGAGCCTCATCGCTTGCATTGTCCAGGCAGCGGACACTATTTCTGCAGCAAGACCTGGAGCAAGAAGAGAAACTCTGGAGACATATACAAACAGATTAAAACAGTTAGAAGATATTACCAATTCCTTTAAGGGAGTGGACAAGTCCTTTGCCATTCAGGCAGGACGCGAAGTTCGGATTATGGTAGTTCCGGAACAGATTAACGATGACGACATGGTGCTATTGGCCCGTGATATTTCCAAGAAAATAGAAGAGTCCCTGGAGTATCCGGGGCAAATCAAGGTCAACGTGATCCGGGAGTCCAGAGTTACAGATTACGCGAAGTAA
- a CDS encoding M20 family metallopeptidase, whose protein sequence is MENHQSDATFLAQALIRIDSTDPGAYEKNIGDYIFNWLTSLSVPILKKEVLPGRYNIMAKIQGEIDDPALVYICHMDTVTIGEGWTTDPFGAEVIQGKIYGRGACDMKSGLACALSVFSAMAKEAASGKIPKHSFVFIGTVDEEDFMRGVEDAIKEGWVSEKSFVLDTEPTNGQIQVAHKGRTWFEIEVTGVTAHASTPWKGADAIAAMAEIISSIRRKVGECPSHQDLGASTVTFGQIEGGYRPYVVPDRCKVWIDMRLVPPTDTASAVSIVEQAIRDAAQAVPGITASYAITGDRPYIEKDEASPLLKALKAAAEEVTGEPVPVTFFPGYTDTAVIAGKLHNHNCMSYGPGDLELAHKPDEFVPCEDILRCEKVLTRLARSFLF, encoded by the coding sequence ATGGAAAATCATCAATCCGATGCCACTTTTCTGGCACAGGCCCTGATCCGCATCGATAGTACGGATCCGGGTGCATACGAAAAAAATATCGGTGATTATATTTTTAACTGGCTCACTTCCCTGTCCGTTCCCATCCTCAAAAAAGAGGTCCTGCCCGGCCGGTATAATATCATGGCAAAAATACAGGGAGAAATCGACGACCCTGCCCTTGTTTATATCTGCCATATGGATACGGTGACCATAGGGGAAGGCTGGACAACAGACCCTTTTGGTGCGGAGGTCATTCAGGGGAAGATATACGGGCGGGGGGCCTGTGACATGAAATCAGGACTGGCCTGTGCCCTTTCCGTATTTTCCGCCATGGCAAAAGAAGCCGCATCCGGCAAAATTCCGAAACATTCCTTTGTTTTCATTGGAACCGTGGATGAAGAAGATTTCATGCGGGGGGTGGAGGATGCAATAAAGGAAGGCTGGGTATCAGAAAAAAGCTTTGTCCTGGATACGGAACCTACCAATGGGCAGATTCAGGTGGCTCATAAAGGCCGTACCTGGTTTGAGATCGAGGTCACCGGAGTGACTGCCCATGCAAGTACCCCCTGGAAGGGGGCCGATGCCATAGCCGCCATGGCTGAGATCATTTCTTCCATACGCAGAAAAGTCGGAGAATGCCCCTCCCACCAAGACCTTGGCGCCTCCACCGTCACCTTCGGCCAGATTGAGGGAGGATACCGCCCTTATGTGGTTCCTGACCGCTGCAAGGTCTGGATCGACATGCGTCTGGTTCCGCCTACAGACACGGCTTCTGCTGTTTCCATTGTGGAGCAGGCCATCAGGGACGCCGCCCAGGCTGTCCCCGGGATCACAGCTTCCTACGCCATCACAGGCGACAGGCCCTACATTGAAAAGGATGAAGCCTCCCCTTTGCTGAAAGCCCTGAAGGCTGCCGCAGAGGAAGTCACAGGAGAACCGGTTCCTGTCACCTTTTTTCCAGGCTATACGGACACCGCCGTAATAGCAGGAAAGCTTCACAACCATAACTGCATGTCCTACGGGCCAGGTGATCTGGAACTGGCTCATAAGCCGGATGAATTTGTCCCCTGTGAAGATATCCTAAGATGTGAAAAAGTACTCACCAGGCTGGCACGCTCCTTTCTCTTTTAG
- a CDS encoding S8 family peptidase, translated as MNHVREAIHCEAAHGMGYTGRGIGVAVLDTGIYLHEDFEHRVAAFVDIVQRRRDTYDDNGHGTHISGIIGGSGRASRGMYMGVAPECHIIMLKVLDKKGNGYASDVLAGLKWIRDNRERYGIRIVNISVGSFSKKGMTENSVLVRGVNAAWDDGLVVCVAAGNMGPGMNTITTPGISRKVITVGCSDDYKEVNVMGNRMIDYSGRGPTGACICKPEIIAPGAGIMSCANEAGQYLAKSGTSMSTPLVSGAIALLLQKYPYMSNRDVKLMLRDRAVDIGLPMNQQGWGMLDVEKLLL; from the coding sequence GTGAATCATGTAAGAGAAGCAATACACTGTGAGGCGGCCCATGGCATGGGTTATACAGGACGTGGAATTGGAGTAGCGGTTCTTGATACGGGGATTTATCTTCACGAGGACTTTGAACATAGAGTGGCAGCTTTTGTAGATATTGTGCAGCGCAGGAGAGATACCTATGACGATAACGGTCATGGGACCCATATTTCAGGAATTATCGGAGGGAGCGGCAGAGCTTCCCGGGGAATGTATATGGGTGTTGCGCCGGAATGCCATATTATTATGCTGAAGGTTTTGGATAAAAAAGGCAATGGCTATGCATCTGATGTGCTGGCCGGGCTTAAATGGATCCGTGACAACAGAGAACGGTATGGAATCAGAATCGTAAATATCTCTGTCGGTTCCTTTTCGAAAAAAGGGATGACAGAGAATTCTGTTCTTGTGCGTGGGGTAAATGCCGCCTGGGATGACGGGCTGGTGGTTTGTGTGGCAGCTGGAAACATGGGACCGGGCATGAACACCATCACCACTCCGGGAATCAGCCGGAAGGTGATCACCGTGGGGTGCTCCGATGATTATAAAGAGGTTAATGTCATGGGAAACCGGATGATTGATTATTCCGGAAGAGGCCCCACCGGTGCCTGTATCTGCAAGCCGGAAATCATTGCGCCGGGCGCAGGGATCATGAGCTGTGCCAATGAAGCAGGACAGTATCTTGCCAAAAGCGGTACTTCCATGTCAACGCCTCTGGTGTCAGGGGCCATTGCCCTTCTTCTTCAGAAATATCCCTATATGAGCAACCGTGATGTAAAGCTGATGCTGAGGGACCGGGCAGTGGATATCGGGCTTCCCATGAACCAGCAGGGCTGGGGGATGCTTGATGTGGAGAAACTGCTTTTGTAA